The nucleotide sequence GACAGCTTGGAGGACTCTCATGTCACTCTCCAAGTAGCCTCCCAGTCCTTTCCAGACGGTGCCGGCACAGAGCCTGGAGCTGGACTGAGGCCGGGGGCAGTTAGCGCCCCAAGGGCAAGGGGTGTTGGGGAGAAATGCTGGGGTGGCcttgagggagaggaggggtcagagttccccaggcctgggccccacaGGGTCTGCCCCAAACACCTCCAGGCTTCCACATCCCCACTCCCTGGGCACCTGTGCATCGATTACCAATCTATCCACGGGGTGACAAAGGTTTGAGAGCGCTGGCCCCGTGTGAGCGCTGGGGCACCCGCCCGCTGCAGTGTTAGGATGGCCGAGAAGTGCTGGTTGTGTGGCCAGCGGGGGCTTCCTGCGAGGGGTGTGGGAGAGGGCACGGAGAAGCGGTGAGCAGGGTCCCCTGTAGAAGGGCTGTCCTTGTTTGGTGTTGTGTGTGGGCTGCCTGGGAGCTTCTGTCCGGATTGTGGGGGCCAGTGAGGGCCCAGCCAACAGCCCCACCTGTGACAACTACCCTTCCTGTCTCCTGGTgactggggaggggcctggatGCAGGGGCTTACTTTGGCCTCTCCCCACTCCTTGGGGAGTCACTGCCCCCTCTCAGCCAGAGAAGGTgcttggaggtggggagggggttgcTGCCCAGTGCTCTGCCGATCTCTTTATGGACAACTCTGGGGTTACAGACCCCGTGCCCTTCTCCTGCCTGGTCTTCATGCATTTCCCTAGCACCTTCTCCCCCGGCCCACCCCCACTGTCCTGAGCTGCTGGTCTTGTGAAGGCTCTCCCTTGTCACCATGGCAACCCAGGATGGAGAGGGGGTCCACAGGCTGGTACCCTGTCCTCAGGCCACCAGTGCCTGAGTGGAGcatggagggagaagggagggtctGGCTCCTGGGTGGGCCTCTTGGTCCTGGGAGGCCACCTGCGGCTGTGCTGTCatgaggggctgggggcctctCCACCTGATAgcccctcactctccccaggGGAGGACCGACCCCAGCCCAGACTGGAAGATGAGATCGACTTCCTGGCCCAGGAGCTAGCCCGGAAGGAGGCCGGGCACTCAAGTCTCacggccccgcccctgccccaggcGGGGCAGCAGCTCCCAGAGGCTGGTGAGAGCCCCCTCCCCGCGCCCACACCCTTGACCTGGGCCTGCCCCTGTGCTAACCAGCcctctctctcagcagccactgTGGGATTCTCAGAGCGGGGTCAAGGACCCAAGCCCGGCCTCCCCTCAGCGCCGGGAGCCCCGGCACCCACGCCCCGCACCTCCTGGGGTCCCCCTGTGTCCTCTGGGCCAGTGCACATGTCCCCCCTGAGGCCCCGGGGCGGGCGCGGTGACGGCCTCGCCCTCGGTAGGTCATGGCCAGGGCGGGCGTGGGAGGGGGCCCCACGGAGAAGGCCGCCCTCACCGCGCCCCTCCCGCAGTGCTGATCGTGGCGTTCTGCGTGGCCGGCGCGGCCGCCCTCGCCGTGGCCGCCGTCTGCTGGTGCAGGTGAGCGCGGCGGCCGGCGGGGCGGGCGAGCGGGACCGAGCGGGgcggccggcggggcggggcggggcgcccGCGTGCGCGTGCGAGGTCTCGGCCCCCTCCCCGCAGGCTGCAGCACGAGATCCGCCTGACCCAGAAGGCAGACTACGCGGCCGCGAAGGCCCCCGGCTCGCCCGCGGAGCCCCGGATTTCGATTTCGGTGCGTGGCCGCCCCCCAGCCGCGCGGCTCCCGCCCCCTCCTGCGGTGGCCTGACCCTTACCCTCTGCCCCACAGCCCGGGGACCAGCGGCTGGCGCACAGCGCCGAGATGTACCACTACCAGCACCAGAGGCAGCAGATGCTGTGCCTGGAGCGGTGagcgcccccaccccagccctgcaccccgcCGCCCCCTTGCCAGTCCCGCCGCCCCGTCCTAGCCCCGGCCACCGTGGGCTGAGCACCCACTTCCCCTTTGGGCCACTGGCACCTGGAGGGTGTAGGGAGGACCCAGCCATCTCGCCTCCCACTCAGGCATAAAGAGCCCAAGGAGCTGGACTCCGCCTCCTCAGAGGAGGAGAATGAAGACGGCGACTTCACGGTGTACGAGTGCCCGGGCCTGGCCCCGGTGAGTGTggcatgggggaggggtgtgCCAGCtcatgggtgggggtgggggtgggggcgggtccCTCCCCAGCAGCGTGTCCCCCACTCCCACGGCTACCCGCTTAATGCCCGCCTTCGCAGACCGGGGAGATGGAGGTCCGCAACCCCCTGTTCGACCACGCCTCGCTGTCCGTGCCCCCGCCGGGCCCAGGCTCACCGTCGCCGCAGTGACTGGAGGCCGGTGGTGCCCACGTGCTCCCACCACGGGGGAAGGGGCAGGCGGCATTTCCCACTGAGAAGAACATGTTCTGATGCTGTCTGCTTGTGGCTGGGCCATGGGGTGCTGGGCCTGGAACCCCTTGCCAGGGAGACCCCTCCTTCGTGCGGGGAGACTTCTGTCCCCCTGTGTCTCTCCTGTTTGGTTGGGACCCCAAACTGGAGGGGAAAGGGATAACTCTGGAGCCCAGGCATGGACGGGGAATTTGGGAGACAAAAGCCAATTAAAGTACATTTCAAACCTGTGCCTTCTGAGTGTGTTGGAGTCATGGGTTAATAATCCTCAGCCCTGGTGGATAGACCTTTGAGGGGGGTCTAGGGCCTTCTGCACTCCCAGAGAGAGGGGGCTCTCTGTCCCCTACTTAGGAAGACCCTGCCGTGAAGGCtgggggagagaggcagagagaggatgGTCCCTATCCCCCTGCTCAGCTGAGCAGAAGGTGAGAGGAACAGGACCACAGGCAGTGACTGTGGGTTTCATACGGGGACCACGCAGAGCCCTGGGCCCCCGCAGCATATGTGGGAAGGGGGCACGCCAGGCAGGCAgacccaggtgggcccagtgcGGGAGTAAGATGCCAGGGCCCCTTGCATGCCCGGGGCTGGATTGGCCACCACTCCCGCAAActgaggaggcaggaggccagagTCAGGGAGACGACTGTGTCGTCAAAGGCCCCAGGCCAGGCGCAGATCGGGCTCTGTGTCCTCCTGAGGCCAGGGAGTGGGGAGGTTGGGGCCAGAAGTCCAGATTCCTCGCCAGTCCCGATGTGGGAAAGGTAAGGCCGGTGTGGGACAGCCAGGTCCCTGAGGAAAGAGTGGGCCAGGGAGGTTGCTGGAAATCGGGTCACCTGTGCTCGGAGCTGCTGGTTTGTTCACAGCAGCATGTGGTGGGGGCCAGAGCCCACCCAGGCCAGGAAACTCCctttcccccacctccctcccatctgTGACCTTGGGCCGGCCCGTGGCTGGGAGCCTGTTTCCCGTGGGCTCTGGTGTGAGGGGGGGTCTGTGCGGGTGGGCGGGGTGGATGCTGAGCACCCAGCCTGGCACCTCCGTGCTCACTGGCCCAGTCTGAGCCATTAGGGGAGACAGCCCCAGAGAGCAGGTGCAGAGAGACCGAAGCCTCACTTGAGGGCGAGGGCACCCTGGCACTGTTTCTCTGCTGGGCCCTGCATGGCATCCGCCTGTCCTACCCCTGCTGGCCCGACCCAGGGCTGAGAGCAGCCACTGGGTGTGTCCcatcttctctgcctttttagGGTCCCCAATCTGTCCCCAGGGTCTATGCTGCCCACTCTGAGGTCTGGCAGGAGGGTCTCCCTCCCAGCAGCAGCTGCAATGAGATGGGAGTGGTGGGCCTGGGCTGAGGTCCTCTGGGCAGGGGGTGCCCTCAGCCCATGTACCTGGCACAGACCCCCCACCTTCCAGTTCAAAGACAGCCCCGTGGTTTGTCCAAACTCCTACCCCCCAGCCCTCACGAGCCACCCTTGCTCCCATCAGCCCCAGGATGGGTGGGCTCCCCTGGGGCCTGCCCCGCCTTGCCCACAGGCCCACCACCCTCTTCCTCTCCACCTTCCTGTGCCTGCCCCGGGGCTTCTGCTGAGGGGCATCTTCCCTGGCAGCAGCGCAGGCAGGTCTCGCCTTGGTCCCCTGGCCAGACCTGACCCTGAGCCCCTGAGCCGTCTACAGGACTGGCCTTGGCAGCTCAGCCCCCCTCACTGGTTCCCAGGAAAGGAAGCTCAGCATGGTACTTCCAGCCTTAGCAACCTTCCCAGCACAGGAGCCTGGGGGTGCCAGCCCCACACCCCAGCAAAGACCCTAGTGTGACACATCCACGTGGAGACTCTGGGCAAGGCCACACTTGGCACAGAATGTGGGGTGTGTAATCCCCTAGCCACAACCCTAGGAAGTGGGAGCCTCCCCAGTTTTGGGCCCTGGGAGGTGATGTCCTTCCACGGCAGTTCAGACCCACCCCCTGCCAGCCTGGGTGGATCCTGGATCCCCGGCCCCCAGCTGCAGCCCTCGGCACCGCCGGCAGCTCGGAGGAGCAGGTCTTGGCGCAGAGCAGAGAGGATGTGCAGCACCAGGGGGTGCAGTGCAGTCCCTGGGGGGCCAGCACCCTGCAGACCCTGCAGCTGGCCCAGGCAGTCCACCTGGACAAGGACAAGGATCTGGACACGCCACCTCACCCTCAGCTTGGTGGGCACAGactgggaggggagggtggggacagccAGCTGCAGGAACCTGGGCCTGCAGCCACTGGCCCTGGCACGGCCCTTGTGCAGCCCCTCCGCCAGGCCCCCACCTGCGGGCCTGCTTGGCCACCTGCCAGCCCCCAAGGCCCCCCTCCCTGTGTGCACCCACCTTTCTCTGGAAAGGTGAGCGCAGAGGGGTTCCCTggtccccagcctccctgcatTGAGAATGAAGTGGGCGGGCTCCTTCCTTCAGGAGCCAGGTGGCTTTGTGGTTCACCACCAGGGGGCCCTCGAGACACGCGTCCAGACTGCCCGCTCAGCCCAACCCTCGGGCAGGCGGGTAGGCAGGCGGGTGGGCAGGTGCAGCCCGCTCCCTGAGGCACCCctcgggctggggctgggtgtccCCCTTTTGCTGCCCATGGAGGGAGGCCTCTTCCCGTGGCACCCACCGCGAGGCCGGCCCACCGGGAAGGGTCGCGGGGAAAGCGCGCGGTTCCTGATGCGTGGGTGCCCGCCTGTGTCCCAGCAGACCCAGcgggttgggggtgggtggggtgaggggcaggatGACGCCACCCCGACTTTCCCTTTGACTCagcccctttctttcctctgagAGCCTTTCATTCTGACCCATTTCTGGGCAAACCTCTGAGCCCCACTTGCCAGATTGCAGGTTCCCACGACTGGGCCCCCCGCAGCCAACCGGAGTGGGAGCGGCCCggggtggaggctgggggaggctcTCGAAGATCCGCGGGCAGGGCAGCAGCTGTGGTGTGGGTGAGGCCCGTGGCAGGCCCCTGCCAGCCTGCCGTGCAAACAGGAAGGACAGCAGCTCCGGCAGCTGGCAGCCAGGTCGCCTCCTTCCTGCACACCAGCACCCGCTAGGTGCCCGCCacagggggaagggagggtgaaGCAAGGCCTGGTGTGGCTGCCTGGCGTTCCCCTACTAGGAGGGAGATGCTGGACCGGGGTCAAAGGCCCCCAGGGTCATCACCTAAACACGAGGTGACTGGAAGTGCAGGGCGTGGCGCTGCTGCCCGCCCTGGTGCCAGCCGCTGAGCACAGCCCTCAGGTGGCTGGAGGGTTTCCGTTGGCTCCCGcggccctcccttccctcttggGACGTTGCACAAGTTCCTGCCGCAGCTGAGAGGTTGCCctgtgggcagggggtgggaagcCTCCGAGGGGCCAAACTGCCATTCTCTCCTGGGCCTGCCTCTGTTGCCACCATGGGGCTGCTACCAGCTGCCGGGTTCCCCTCCCAGTGGCAGCCGTGTCCTCACTGTGGGGTCTGGGCTTGGGGAGCaggacagggaggagaggggtggtGGGAGGCGGCCCCCGGGCATGGTGCTGGGCCAGCAGACCTGGCCAGCTGTTCCTCCCAGGACACCCCGTCTGAGGCCTGAAAGAACCTGAGCAGGCCTGAGACCGTTGGGACACGGGGCATGAGAGCCAGGCCTTGCCATGCCATGTCTGGGACCGCGCGGGCCCTGCACAGCAGAGTGTGCCATCTGGTTTGGGTAAAAGAAACTAAGAGTGGGGTGTAGGCTGGAGTTTGGGGGGACCCTGCAGGGCCATCCCAGTCTGCCCCACATTGGCTTGCTGCCTCCCCAGCTCGGAAGAGCCAGagtgaaaggaaaaggaactcGGAACTCGGCCTCCAGGCTCCAGGCCCTGGCTGGAGGGGATGGGGGGGAGCCTGGACTTCAGGCTGGGTCCAGCCTCCTTCCTGGAGCAGGCGCCAGCCCCTTGCCCGCTTGCGTCAGGGACATGAGGACGGCTTCCCTTTCCAGCCTGGAAAGCCCCCTCCTGCTGCAGTCCCGGGGGAGTGAGCTGCAGCTCGTCCAGCATCCAGGACCCTGGGCTCAGCCTGGGGTTTCCTCAGGCATGGCCTTGGGCAGGAAGAACTACACAGCAGCCCCCACAGTTTGCCCTGGGGCCAGACCCAGCATGGCGTCCGCACCCTGTGACATCCACTGACGCCCCCTGTGGACAGACACTCCTAGCACCCCAGGACGGACCCCCTCTCTGGGCATCTGGGctgcaggaggtgggaggggtggggtgacCCAGTCAGAAACCTCGGTCTCCCGCAAAGGGCTGAGCACACACATCTGTGATGTGCCAGGGTCTCCGGGGAGGACAGGCCCCCGCTGGCGGTGAGCTGGGGGAAGTGGGTGATgccaggctgggaggggctgtgCGGCCTCTGGGGGAAGCACACTTGCCGGGGGCACCTCTGCCTGGGTGCCCGTACCTGGCCCTTCCCGGACCCCTGTCCTCCTCTGTGTGCCCAGCTGGTCACCTCCAGGCCTCTCTGGAGACAGTGGGTGTGGGCCGGGCGGAGATGTCATACTGGGCCCCGGTTTGTCGCCCCTCTTGTAGCCACCCCACTCCCCGCAGCCCAAGGACTAGAgagggaggcgggggtggggatggtggtTGATGCCAAAGGTCGTGGGGGCAGAGGCGGGGCGGTGGTGGGAAGGTCCCCTTGCTTCCCTCACCTTGAGCAGATAAAAGGGGTGTAGCTCCAGGCGGGGCTGAGTCAGGCGCAGCCGTGATTTCAGGGCATCTCCATTTGGTGGCTGCTGTGATTTGAAAGCCTCAGACGTCTCAGGTGACTGACGCTGGGAGCCCCTGAATGAGCAATGCTGGTGAGTGGCTGCCCTGGGGAGGCCCAGCCTGGGGAGGCACAGGCCTGGCGAGGGGAGGGGGCCTGTGGGTGTCTTCTTTGCTCGTTTGTTCTGCTACAGGGTGCAGCCCCACCCGGAGGCTACGGAGCTGGGGGTGCCTGGCCGGGGGGGCCCTGCTTGCAGTCTTCTGGCTCCTGTGGCTGCTGGGGTCGGCCCTCAAGGgtgccccagccccccagcccacaATCACCATCCTTGTCTGGCACTGGCCCTTCACTGACCAGCCCCCAGAGCTGCCCGGCGACACCTGCGCCCGCTACGGCATGACCCACTGCCGTCTGAGCGCCAACCGGAGCCTGCTGGCCAGCGCGGATGCCGTGGTCTTCCACCATCGTGAGCTGGAGACGCGGCGGTCCCGCCTGCCCCTGGCCCAGCGGCCGCGTGGGCAGCCGTGGGTGTGGGCCTCCATGGAGTCCCCCAGCCACACGCATGGCCTCGGCCGCCTCCGCGGCGTCTTCAACTGGGTGCTGAGCTACCGGCGCGACTCAGACATCTTCGTGCCCTATGGCTGCCTGGAGGCCCACTCGGGGCCCTCGCCGCCACTGCCCGCTAAGAGTGGGGTGGCCGCCTGGGTGATCAGCAATTTCCAGGAGCGGCAGCAGCGAGCGCGGCTGTACCGGCAGCTGGCGCCCCACCTTCGGGTGGACGTGTTCGGCCGTGCCAGTGGGCGGCCACTGTGCGCCAACTGCCTGCTGCCCACCGTGGCCCGGTACCGCTTCTACCTGTCCTTCGAGAACTCGCAGCACCGCGACTACATCACCGAGAAGTTCTGGCGCAACGCGCTGGCGGCCGGCGCTGTGCCTGTGGTGCTGGGGCCCCCGAGGGCCACCTACGAGGCCTTCGTGCCTCCTGACGCCTTCGTGCACGTAGACGACTTTGGTTCGGCCCGCGAGCTGGCCGCTTTCCTCACTGGCATGAACGAGAGCCGCTATCGACACTTCTTCACCTGGCGTGACAGGCTCCGCGTACGGCAGCTGGCCGACTGGCGGGAGCGCTTCTGTGCCATCTGTGCCCGCTACCCCCACCTGCCCCGAGGCCAGGTCTATGAGGACCTGGAGGGCTGGTTCCAGGCCTGAGCTCCCGCTGGCCAGGGGAGGTGGGTGTGGGTAGAAGGGCTGAGTGTCGCAATCAAACCACCAAGCATCCGGCCCCCAGCAGCAGCCATCAGGAGGCTGGGGTCAGAGGCCAGGA is from Lemur catta isolate mLemCat1 chromosome 10, mLemCat1.pri, whole genome shotgun sequence and encodes:
- the NPDC1 gene encoding neural proliferation differentiation and control protein 1 isoform X3; the protein is MLQMRKLRHREVTDVAVCPGSLDCALKRRARCPPGAHACGPCLQAFQEDQQGLCVPRVRRPLGEDRPQPRLEDEIDFLAQELARKEAGHSSLTAPPLPQAGQQLPEAAATVGFSERGQGPKPGLPSAPGAPAPTPRTSWGPPVSSGPVHMSPLRPRGGRGDGLALVLIVAFCVAGAAALAVAAVCWCRLQHEIRLTQKADYAAAKAPGSPAEPRISISPGDQRLAHSAEMYHYQHQRQQMLCLERHKEPKELDSASSEEENEDGDFTVYECPGLAPTGEMEVRNPLFDHASLSVPPPGPGSPSPQ
- the FUT7 gene encoding alpha-(1,3)-fucosyltransferase 7 isoform X2, whose amino-acid sequence is MLPPELPGDTCARYGMTHCRLSANRSLLASADAVVFHHRELETRRSRLPLAQRPRGQPWVWASMESPSHTHGLGRLRGVFNWVLSYRRDSDIFVPYGCLEAHSGPSPPLPAKSGVAAWVISNFQERQQRARLYRQLAPHLRVDVFGRASGRPLCANCLLPTVARYRFYLSFENSQHRDYITEKFWRNALAAGAVPVVLGPPRATYEAFVPPDAFVHVDDFGSARELAAFLTGMNESRYRHFFTWRDRLRVRQLADWRERFCAICARYPHLPRGQVYEDLEGWFQA
- the NPDC1 gene encoding neural proliferation differentiation and control protein 1 isoform X1, which codes for MATPVPPPVPRHLRLLRLLLSGLVLGSALRGAAAAASRPDVAVCPGSLDCALKRRARCPPGAHACGPCLQAFQEDQQGLCVPRVRRPLGEDRPQPRLEDEIDFLAQELARKEAGHSSLTAPPLPQAGQQLPEAAATVGFSERGQGPKPGLPSAPGAPAPTPRTSWGPPVSSGPVHMSPLRPRGGRGDGLALVLIVAFCVAGAAALAVAAVCWCRLQHEIRLTQKADYAAAKAPGSPAEPRISISPGDQRLAHSAEMYHYQHQRQQMLCLERHKEPKELDSASSEEENEDGDFTVYECPGLAPTGEMEVRNPLFDHASLSVPPPGPGSPSPQ
- the FUT7 gene encoding alpha-(1,3)-fucosyltransferase 7 isoform X1, with product MSNAGCSPTRRLRSWGCLAGGALLAVFWLLWLLGSALKGAPAPQPTITILVWHWPFTDQPPELPGDTCARYGMTHCRLSANRSLLASADAVVFHHRELETRRSRLPLAQRPRGQPWVWASMESPSHTHGLGRLRGVFNWVLSYRRDSDIFVPYGCLEAHSGPSPPLPAKSGVAAWVISNFQERQQRARLYRQLAPHLRVDVFGRASGRPLCANCLLPTVARYRFYLSFENSQHRDYITEKFWRNALAAGAVPVVLGPPRATYEAFVPPDAFVHVDDFGSARELAAFLTGMNESRYRHFFTWRDRLRVRQLADWRERFCAICARYPHLPRGQVYEDLEGWFQA
- the NPDC1 gene encoding neural proliferation differentiation and control protein 1 isoform X2 translates to MATPVPPPVPRHLRLLRLLLSGLVLGSALRGAAAAASRPDVAVCPGSLDCALKRRARCPPGAHACGPCLQAFQEDQQGLCVPRVRRPLGEDRPQPRLEDEIDFLAQELARKEAGHSSLTAPPLPQAGQQLPEAATVGFSERGQGPKPGLPSAPGAPAPTPRTSWGPPVSSGPVHMSPLRPRGGRGDGLALVLIVAFCVAGAAALAVAAVCWCRLQHEIRLTQKADYAAAKAPGSPAEPRISISPGDQRLAHSAEMYHYQHQRQQMLCLERHKEPKELDSASSEEENEDGDFTVYECPGLAPTGEMEVRNPLFDHASLSVPPPGPGSPSPQ